One Vulpes vulpes isolate BD-2025 unplaced genomic scaffold, VulVul3 u000000669, whole genome shotgun sequence DNA window includes the following coding sequences:
- the LOC140597527 gene encoding pleckstrin homology domain-containing family G member 3-like — translation MVLGKLDIHMQKYETGPLSFKPLFILEEQELGAITEESATASPESASPTERPSPAHLARELKELVKELSSGVQGELVAPLHPRIVQLSHVMDGHVSERVKNKVYQLARQYSLRIKSKSVMARPPLQWGKVAPTVPSLQEEAGAPSGGTGRRKPVLSLLSHQQTAAQEHSPPKPGSPRHFPFSPTAASPKASSPGPRPSSRSPLSPFDTETFSWPDVRELCSKYASHDEAFQAEGSRPRGPPVNWSRSGPENMVEPPPAGRVGRCCSVGARRGQAGPEAAQPQLPGMLPQSRPVEEEALYVTADLTLENNQRVIVMEKGPLPCPAAGLEERSGQGPSSPAATMRQGLDFQETGVSRSPEYWPKEEGPRDPADPGQQGRVRNLREKFQALNSIG, via the coding sequence atggtgctgggaaaattggacatccacatgcagaagtatgaaactggaccactctctttcaagCCGCTCTTcatcctggaggagcaggagctgggggccaTCACTGAGGAGTCAGCCACTGCTTCCCCTGAGAGTGCCTCCCCGACGGAGCGGCCCAGCCCGGCCCACCTGGCCCGGGAGCTGAAGGAGCTGGTCAAGGAGCTGAGCAGTGGGGTCCAGGGGGAGCTGGTGGCCCCGCTGCACCCCCGCATCGTACAGCTCTCCCATGTCATGGATGGCCACGTGAGTGAGCGAGTCAAGAATAAGGTCTACCAGCTGGCCCGCCAGTACAGCCTCCGGATCAAAAGCAAATCTGTGATGGCCAGGCCGCCCCTACAGTGGGGAAAGGTGGCTCCCACCGTTCCCTCCCTGCAGGAGGAGGCTGGAGCACCCTCGGGCGGCACAGGTAGGAGAAAGCCGGTGCTGTCCCTCCTCAGCCACCAGCAGACGGCGGCCCAGGAGCACAGCCCGCCCAAGCCCGGCTCGCCTCGGCATTTCCCCTTCAGCCCCACTGCTGCCAGCCCGAAGGCCAGCTCACCGGGGCCCCGGCCCTCCTCTCGGAGCCCCCTCAGCCCCTTTGACACTGAGACCTTCAGCTGGCCCGATGTCCGAGAGCTCTGCTCCAAGTACGCCTCCCACGACGAGGCCTTCCAGGCTGAGGGCagccggccccgcggcccgcccgTCAACTGGAGCCGCTCGGGGCCCGAGAACATGGTGGAGCCCCCTCCGGCGGGCAGGGTGGGCCGCTGCTGCAGTGTGGGCGCCAGGAGGGGCCAGGCGGGCCCAGAGGCCGCCCAGCCCCAGCTGCCCGGGATGCTGCCCCAAAGCAGGCCGGTTGAAGAGGAAGCCCTGTATGTCACAGCAGACCTCACCCTGGAGAACAACCAGCGGGTGATCGTCATGGAGAaggggcccctgccctgccccgctgCGGGGCTGGAGGAGCGCAGTGGGCAGGGACCAAGCTCACCAGCAGCCACAATGAGACAGGGCCTGGATTTCCAGGAGACTGGAGTTTCCAGGAGCCCGGAGTACTGGCCAAAGGAAGAGGGTCCCAGGGACCCAGCGGACCCAGGCCAGCAGGGCAGAGTGAGAAACCTGAGGGAGAAGTTCCAGGCCTTGAACTCCATAGGATGA
- the LOC112912450 gene encoding zinc finger X-linked protein ZXDB: MESPRLLPPRGTRQSGGAGSPAGGSRFHGGPDPRAGQVPARRLLLLRGPQDGGSGRRREEARAASRGPGLSPLAPRSDYASGGDSDDFFLVLLDPVGGDVETAGDGQAAGPVWREEAESVPQLQQGESGANPAGRQALGPRCLSAVPAPAPAQNPIPAPSLAPAAAFTGTVTIHNQNLLLRFENGVLTLATPPPPAWEPEVAPAPQPGGLMAPQAGVPHAAQPNDCPELPPDLLLAEPAEPAPAPAPEEEAEGRAAAESPRRPLGPGPGVVLYLCPEAQCGQTFAKKHQLKVHLLTHSSSQGQRPFKCPLGGCGWTFTTSYKLKRHLQSHDKLRPFGCPAEGCGKSFTTVYNLKAHMKGHEQENSFKCEVCEESFPTQAKLSAHQRSHFEPERPYQCAFSGCKKTFITVSALFSHNRAHFREQELFSCSFPGCSKQYDKACRLKIHLRSHTGERPFLCDFDGCGWNFTSMSKLLRHKRKHEDDRRFMCPVEGCGKSFTRAEHLKGHSITHLGTKPFVCPVEGCCARFSARSSLYIHSKKHLQDVDTWKSRCPVSTCNKLFTSKHSMKTHLAKRHNLGQDLLAQLEAANSLTPSSELTSQGQNDLSDAELVSLSSDVPGSSSAAVLDTALANSGILTIDVASVSSTLAGSLPANNNNNSLGQAVDPRALMAISDLPQSLDTSLFFGTTASGFQQSPLDMDDVSSLSVGPLVSLGSLAMKNSSQEPQALTPSSKLTVDTDALTPSSTLCENSVSELLTPTKAEWNVHPDSDFFGQEEETQFGFSSAAGNHGSQKETDLITVTGSSFLV; this comes from the coding sequence ATGGAAAGCCCAAGGCTGCTCCCGCCTCGAGGGACACGACAGAGCGGTGGTGCTGGCAGCCCCGCGGGCGGCAGCCGGTTCCACGGCGGCCCTGACCCGCGGGCTGGCCAGGTCCCCGCGCGCCGCCTCCTGCTGCTCCGGGGCCCCCAAGATGGCGGGTCCGGGAGGCGGCGCGAGGAGGCCCGCGCGGCCTCACGGGGCCCGGGCCTGAGCCCGTTGGCGCCCAGGTCGGATTATGCTAGTGGCGGCGACAGCGATGACTTCTTCCTGGTGCTGCTGGACCCGGTGGGTGGCGATGTGGAGACCGCGGGCGATGGCCAGGCCGCAGGGCCTGTATGGAGGGAGGAGGCCGAGTCGGTCCCACAGCTGCAGCAGGGTGAGAGTGGCGCGAATCCCGCGGGCCGCCAGGCGCTAGGCCCCCGCTGCCTGTCTGCAgtccccgccccagccccggcccagaACCCGATCCCCGCCCCAAGTCTGGCACCCGCCGCGGCCTTCACGGGCACCGTCACCATTCACAACCAAAACCTACTCTTGCGCTTCGAGAACGGTGTCCTCACCCTGGCCACACCCCCGCCGCCAGCCTGGGAGCCTGAGGTCGCGCCTGCCCCTCAGCCTGGGGGTCTGATGGCTCCGCAAGCGGGGGTCCCGCACGCCGCGCAGCCCAACGACTGCCCTGAGCTGCCGCCCGACCTCCTGCTGGCCGAGCCGGCTGAACCGGCGCCGGCCCCAGCGcctgaggaggaggcagagggccGGGCCGCAGCCGAGAGTCCCCGCAGGCCGCTGGGCCCGGGCCCGGGCGTGGTGCTGTACCTGTGTCCCGAGGCGCAGTGCGGACAGACCTTTGCCAAGAAGCACCAGCTGAAGGTGCACCTGCTGACTCACAGCAGCAGCCAGGGCCAACGGCCCTTCAAGTGCCCCCTGGGCGGCTGTGGATGGACTTTCACCACCTCCTACAAGCTCAAGAGGCACCTGCAGTCGCACGACAAACTGCGGCCCTTTGGTTGCCCTGCGGAGGGCTGTGGCAAGAGCTTCACCACGGTGTATAACCTCAAGGCGCACATGAAGGGCCATGAGCAGGAGAACTCGTTCAAATGCGAGGTGTGCGAGGAGAGCTTCCCCACTCAGGCCAAACTCAGCGCCCACCAGCGCAGCCATTTCGAACCTGAGAGGCCATACCAGTGCGCATTTTCCGGCTGCAAGAAGACGTTTATCACAGTGAGTGCCCTGTTTTCCCATAACCGTGCCCATTTCAGGGAACAGGAACTCTTTTCCTGCTCTTTTCCAGGCTGTAGCAAACAGTACGACAAGGCTTGTCGCCTGAAAATTCACCTGCGGAGCCACACAGGTGAGAGACCTTTCCTTTGTGACTTTGACGGCTGTGGCTGGAACTTCACCAGCATGTCCAAACTCTTGAGGCACAAAAGGAAGCACGAGGATGACCGGAGGTTCATGTGCCCTGTGGAAGGCTGTGGGAAATCTTTCACAAGGGCTGAGCATCTGAAAGGCCACAGCATAACCCACCTGGGCACAAAGCCTTTTGTGTGCCCTGTGGAAGGCTGCTGTGCCAGGTTCTCTGCTCGCAGTAGTCTCTACATTCACTCCAAGAAACACTTGCAGGACGTGGACACCTGGAAAAGCCGCTGCCCAGTCTCTACTTGTAATAAGCTCTTCACATCCAAGCACAGCATGAAGACCCACTTGGCCAAAAGGCACAACCTTGGCCAGGATCTCTTAGCTCAGCTAGAAGCTGCAAATTCTCTTACGCCCAGCAGTGAACTTACCAGCCAGGGACAGAATGACCTCAGTGATGCAGAACTAGTATCTCTCTCCTCTGATGTGCCTGGCAGTAGCTCCGCTGCAGTGCTGGACACAGCATTGGCAAACTCTGGAATCTTGACTATTGATGTGGCTTCTGTGAGTTCAACTCTGGCAGGGAGCCTccctgctaataataataataattcattagGGCAGGCTGTGGACCCTCGGGCCTTGATGGCCATCAGTGACCTTCCTCAGAGTCTGGatacctctctcttttttggaaCGACAGCCTCTGGTTTTCAGCAGAGTCCCTTAGATATGGATGATGTCTCAAGTCTAAGTGTGGGGCCATTGGTATCTCTGGGCTCTTTGGCTATGAAAAACTCGAGTCAAGAGCCCCAGGCTTTGACCCCCAGCAGTAAGCTTACAGTGGACACAGATGCTCTGACTCCTTCAAGCACCCTTTGTGAAAACAGTGTCTCAGAACTACTGACGCCAACCAAAGCAGAATGGAATGTACATCCTGACTCTGACTTCTTTGGACAGGAGGAAGAGACCCAGTTTGGATTCTCCAGTGCAGCAGGAAACCATGGTTCTCAGAAAGAAACAGATCTTATCACGGTGACTGGCAGCTCATTTTTGGTATGA